TGGAACCAGAATGGTAAGGAATGAGTATCTTGGTGAAAGAACCGGGGTTGAACCCATACCAACCAAACCAGAGAAGGAAGGTTCCTAAGACGACGAGTGAGGCAGAGTGACCGCGCAGAGCAATAGCATGACCACCATCAGGGAACCGGCCAATCCGAGGGCCTTCGATAAGTGCACCCCATAATCCTGCGATGCCACCAACCATGTGAACAACACCTGAGCCGGCAAAGTCTATGGCTCCAGTGCCAAACAAACGGTCTTCTGAACGGAAGGGACTAGCCCATCCATCCGAAGACCAGAACCAGTGAGAGACGACAGGGTAAACAAAGCCggtcaaaaaagaagaatagaTCAAGTAGGCCACAAACTTAGTCCTCTCCGCGATGGAACCGCTAGTGATTCCAGCGGCTGCGATTGCAAACGCCCATTGGTAGAGGAAGAAGGAGTAATCTGAGGTGAGTGTCGGAAAGTCTTTAAGACCAAAGTTGTGTCTTCCAATGAATCCATTGGAGGATTCTCCAAAGGCAAAAGCATAACCAAAGAGATAATAGAAGAGTCCTCCGGCTGCAGCATCAAGGACATTAGTGAGCATGATGTTCATCGTATTCTTGGCTCTAACAGAGCCAGCACATAGCATAGCGAAACCGAGCTGCATGGCAAATACAAGATAAGCTGAGAAGAGGAGGTAAGTGTTGTCTATAGCATAGGCTGCATCAGTAAACTTATTGTTTACGGTACCTAATTGGCCGCAAATATATTCAGCCGCCGCGGTGGCATTGGGGCCGAGTAGGGGAGAAAGATCAGCCGCAGAGCAAGTTAAAGCTCCCGACATGTTGAGAGacctgagagagaaagagagacacgAAGAAAAGAGATTGTCTCTTGTGCATCTATAAAAAGACTAAGAGGAGGAGTTTAGGGTTGACTTTTGATTCTGGCTTCACCAATCATTCTAGAGAGATATTAATCTAATTAGAGATGGAATCTTATAAACTACTTGCAATCTACGAGAATCTTATATACGGTTTTGGTGATTTTTAGTGATCGGCATGTACTCCTGAGAATTTAAGAAGGCAAGTGATATAgtataaactaaaaacaaaaaagaatattgtATGTGGTGAATTTATAtatcaacaaattattttgataaagataaatttatgtatttaataaaaaattatgtatttaatGCAATTCATGTTTTGAgttaaaatttatgtattttaatttgataaacaaattattttctagttGTACTCTAGATtctctttaattgttttttgtatCAAACTGAATATTCTTCTGTAAaccaacccaagaaaaaaagattctCTGATCATACTTCATTTAGAAATCAAGCAAATTTGGATTCAAATTTAACTCAAAATAtgaatttcattaaaatattgcaaaaaggtatatattaagaaatttatatatgatgTGTGCAAGTGTATAagcatcctactatattaattgagaagtacaaatatgaaactaaccttaaaatatgtaaaaaattacattcaattgccattagaaaaaaattaattaagcttaattaactaatttaaataaatataattaaattaaaaataaaaaacactcacatatcaaacattaaaaaatgtaaaaaaatctaaaaaaatattttctctctctaataaattatggacgaaattactaattattaaaaaaatatatatataaactaatcagaattttaaaaactaagattttatatccaagtatacaataaagttatttttaataactaaattcgaagattttgttaagatttcaaattatgattctcctatcatctttattttattttatttacaaattgtttagaactttcatataatacttataattaataagatgcatattttttctacatatgttgtgatttgaattttttaaaacggggatatattactcaatgtatgaaaatatgtgttttaatttccacattggcaggttggtaaaactaaatttatatagatgataaattaataattttatttactcacaattataatattaaaattactattttatatttcacaaaatatgatgcaaatacaacaaataaacaatataaaactgtaataatacgtcaaaaatgaAATacctataatattctaaaataattaatattcaaatagactaatagatttacataatgattaaaaataaatattatctcaaacaaaataattaaaaaaataaaataaaacaataatttttattattatattataaattattttaaaatgttgatttgtgctttaagcacgggatatatcctagtacGTTAGCAAAAAGAGTGACCAAGGAAGATTCCCTGATAGAGTTGGTCGTCGTTTTCGACTCACACTGTCACACATCACACGAAAAGGAAGTTCATTCGACCAGTTTTctatttaataattaaagttctataaaaaaatagtataacaaatcaaattgtGGCAACTATATAGTAAAACGAGaataatttttcaataaaattataggGTTCTTGAGGTAAAAAGAACCGATCAAAGATATATACAACTACAAGTATAActatgaaaaaacaaattaaacatttgttATTTGTATCAAGATTATATGGATACtaataaaacattgaaaaaaaatacaaatattgttAAAACGAAAATCATATATGTACATTGGTATTTATCAAGTAAAACCATACAAATATTGTTCAGACTTTTCATTGTTTGATCAGTAGTGATCCGGATTAGCTAGCTAAATACCAAAACTGTTTTAGAAAATCGATTGCATTTCagcaattgtttttttttaaatatagcaTTCTTTATTAGAAAACCTTAAATTATGATGATCTTGTAAAGTATTAATAAAATTGCTGACTGAACCGCAAATGATAACATGATTTAGCGGTAACCACGTTTTAttagttgaaacttgaaaattgCTCTTACGTccttaaaatttaacaaatcagTGACGTTTAATGTGATCCCATTGACAAACCGCAAAGCTTAATTATGATCGAATAAGAGTAATATAGATAAGTAATGTTCCGACTAACTATGTATGCCGGGATCCCCTATGTATACATTATCATTATAGGCATACGTGTAATCTATAATTCACTAATGAATAGaatcaattagtttattagaTTACAAATTAGCTGATGCAAAACTACTAGGAAAACCGAAACCATACGATTTTGAATACATCATATATCAGAGATAGTATGGTTCCAGTCGCGTTTTTAGGGTAGAGCTTGTTTTTAAGATTTCTTTTATATGATTCGTTCAATTCTTTCAAACTCTATCTGCTTCAGGATGTAATTTATtgtacaaaggtttttttttatttgaataaaatttagcattcattcaaaaaaaaaaaaaaaaaaaaaaaaaaagaattcatcaTATATAGTGAGATTTTGACCCTGACCAaagcaaaattttaaattcagaGTCGACGAAcgatatatcaaaatatatatatactaggagaGTTACCCGCACACTTGTGCGGGCAGAAACTGAATAAATTCTATAAAATgttgaattaaattttattatattttaaaaacttgtttatttttttaaaatttttatagtagttcgtatgttcaaatatatattattttttttaagtttcatattaaatattattttttcactttttaaaataataaaatgtttatagtattactttacatatgcaaaatataaattgaaattttaaagtccatttttaaagtttaattgaaattttaaagtccatttacaaaatttaagcccaaattgaccgtaacaaagttttaaatgagCTAAATACAATTGTTACGGTCAATTTTAATTACCTTGATATAATAATTTGGGATAATctaatatgtaattttgtttagaccattaaaataatattttaagcaacCCATAAATGTACTTCTATTTAGACCATTGTATTTGGTactataaatattcaaaattatactaaagtttgcatatacaaaaagttcATTAAGCCACCGTATCTTCATTTTTGAGTCCATTCTTTATGATTGAGTTCCTGAGCTCTCATGTTAATGCTCcatcacatggtttatgtaataacgtccagcaaactcagacctgtaaatatataaagtgtatgaaacacaattattttaacatcatacataatcatatataaagtgtataaagttatttttacataatcaaatcttacATAGCCTGGTGATGCTCCAGTCCTTCGAACTGtggttttataaagatcttcGAATAGGCCAATGTGTTTTCGATACATGGTGCACCTATAAacatttgcagtttaaagtgaACATATTGGTTAtcttatgatgattatatcagaactattttatgttacacACCTTCATATTCTCCGACTTTCACAAACcgcattacacaaaacaaaggttcggatttgtatatgagatggcacccgTTTGATTGCCATTTAGACATGAATTCAGAAGCGTAGTTGTCTTTGACACGACATTTCACAGTTTCAttcctacatgtttatcaaattaataaaaaattttaacagAGACAACTTCAAAACGTAACTTTCCTAAAGGTAAAGTAAATGTCTTTTACCTGCCATTCAACAACGTGAGAACATCATTACTATTATTGGCACTCTCaggtcttcttttatcttccacatCTACTATACACTCACAGACATCTAATTTGGCAAAAAGACAGAATTTAGCTTTCCAAAGTGTTGCAAATCTATATTTGGTAAAagtttaattcatatttttctaaGGGAGgaaccaatacacaaagttacaCCAGATCCTATAAAGATTCTAGATTCCCGAACACAAAATTACAATTAACTATACTCACATATTGTACCATAtcaatatgaaattaattaacgaaacacttaccgaaagagatgggatgatttatttttccacgatatatatcatccaaatcctcgaaTCAAAAGTAATTCTTTGGACTCAATTGTTGGACCAGCGTCATAGTGGTATCGTCcgtgaatttaatttgataaggatgatgagtattcctctcattCAGGGTTGGATTGATTACTTTGAAAGTTCTAATATCATATCATTCACCATCGTCGATATATTTCCGGAGTTTAGTGAGTGTGTTTGGTAAAAAAGTAGTTTCGATTGTGTTACTCTTCACAGTTTAATAACAATTGTGTAGGAAGTCGTATATATAAGAATTGTTAAAAATTGAACTTTAAGTAAGAATGATGTTTAATTAACGACACTAACCTctacatccacaagaagcagtactctttttgtaaagaactcgctgatactccaagaatgtaagaTCTTGGCGTGTATACGCCAATTAGTTCTTCCGGGAAGAAGATAATTTTGACCTTGACCTTGGCGCTAAtcgaatctcatgattttctccaattagggtttttcctgtttcttctctgttatcgaaaacGAAAAGGGAATTccagatttgtaagaatacaaacagtcacgattaaacgttgcgtcttaatcgttttattgtctcaccttttgtttgactattatatatttttaatatttattattatatatataattacagattaaaGGTAAAGTTTGTAGTGAATAGatatgatgtaaaattatatatacattttatgacacagataaaaattatatgttttcaaacaacattgttgaaaccaaataaaatataatcatgtgaatttttttaataaaatgttcttAGACCATCTACAATGNAAATGTATTTATCTATTactttataatatagaataagtcaaaattagaaaatggtttTCTCCAATGTGAAAGTCTATATCTGACTATTAAATAGAGATAgtgttaaagatattaaaaatcattttatttaagagaagaaatgtaattcaagtctaaatatccaaaacaattatccaaCTACAAACTATAATTATACAGTGTCAAATACctttttgaaaacaacattaagtgttttattctggcatttcccatctttatctgtaattaataCCTTAAAGCATTTTCTGGTTGTGACtcgagagaaggcaacataaagctgTGCATGTGTGAAACCGGTtcggtagaaacaatccaacatgttctagcgtctaaccttgacttttgtttatagtaattgcaaacgTCACGGTAACAGCAAACTTTCGTCGCCTCATACGAAAGGGTaactttgcatcaggtggagtaacatacatcctagggataagtacTTTATCACCCACCTTTTTTCCTGTCACGATTCTTGCTTTGATTACATGATTGGccatctgagtaataattaaCCTCGTACCATTACACAAACCTCCCTTAGGGTCTATATTCCTTAGCAACATGACAGGTGCTCCTATTTTCAACGTTAAAGCATGGCTTGGCAATCCAGAAACTTGTATACTGTTTAGAAAatcctgagtgtagatcattTATCATGAGCACTTTTATCTgacgtttcaatactatcagagTTAATATATCGTCTCTCCtcacctgtaaataaaaaaataaagatgaaattttagatatgtgatatcttgttttttgttgggttttaagccttgtttttggttagttttgttgcattatcttgtcattctaggttattttaggagcatatgcatctagtgtgctacctctcaggttcttggagtaacatcatcacatttggagcatttagacttgttttgatgcaaagaagcaaagatgaGTGAAGTGGAGAAGAGGCACTTGATCACCACCATCAGCGGCCAAGACCATcggccaaacggtggccgagtgaagcaagcggtcaagaccagcatCCAAACACAAGCCGACGGAACAGGAGGAGaacttgatcgccaccatcagcggccacctcccgcggccaaaccttttccgcgtgaagccagcggccacctcctgcggccaaaccatgcctgcatgaagccatcggccacctcccatcggccaaaccttgcccgcgtgaagcaagcggtcaagaccagcagtCAAACACAAGCCGATGGAACAGGAGACGAACTTGATCGCCTccatcagcggccacctcccgcggccaaaccttttccgcgtgaagccagcggccacctcccgcggtcAAAACATGCCTGcatgaagccatcggccacctcccatcggccaaaccttgcccgcgtgaagcaagcggtcaagaccagcagtCAAATACAAGCCGATGGAACAGGAGACGaacttgatcgccaccatcagcggtcacctcccgcggccaaacattttccgcgtgaagccagcggccacctcctgcggccaaaccatgcctgagtgaagccatcggccaacCCCATCGACAAAaccttgcccgcgtgaagcaagcggtcaagaccagcagccaaacacaagccgatggaacaggagacgcacttgattgccaccatcagcggccacctcccgcgaccaaaccttttccgcgtgaagccagcggccacctcccgcggccaaaccatgcccgcgggaagccatcggccacctcccatcggcaaaaccttgcccgcgtgaagcCATCCCCCACCTCCCATCGGCCAAACCCTGCCCGCATGGAGCCGCCAGGCTCctcacttgttttagttttgatccaGGTTTAAACCGGTTTGAACTGGATTGACCCGACTCTCTTTTAtcctttatcttatattttgtttagcagccacttagggttcttaagcttatctactcttggtttgttgaatgattgagtacttctaagttattaatagcaatttctcctttgaatctcttaatctataatctcttattatgatttcacaaatatcaaactctttcctttgtgtgatcatgatgatgagtgagtagatccttagaactttgggctaggtagattaaggagatagatgattgatctttgatgtctaaggctttatttatgtgttaaTTATCTAgattagtgttaataatgctagatagccttgatcatgcttgaatctagacattaggatttccatgcccataagatgtttgatgaaattcccgaaccaaattaatcaagagctttgtattcctagccaatggaaattgatgattagggtgcttagtggtatttagacttgttcttaatgcatgtttgccttgtgattgcctttggaaattgttgattatcacttgattagcataggaatctctataacggaaatgaattgatttgcataagtgttcttagccataggattgttcttgattgttgcttagacatctaggattggttagctatctcccaagtcaattaccttgcctaaggttcacttgtttaatcttgatttaaagtttgttgctagttgtgttatgtttctttgagtttgcattgtttgaattgtcttgttttctttctttgaatcagtttgttagttatgattgttacaaaagaacattttcctgtttaagaatagattaagcatctttgtatattcttagtgagttgattaatgcaaattgtagattgataatttaattgatagaaAAATACTACATCAATATGTattaaatattagtatttttttaaaaattattacttcATTATCCATATTCCATATCctatttaatttgcataccTGGTAGCTTGCTAAGcataaattgatttatcttatcaacatcACCATTTCTTGGACTTAGAATAGCTCTTTCCCTAAAGAACGTTGGATCAGTTCTGCTTGCAAAATTTTCACCGTAGATTTCTTTAACTATTGCttgaataaaattttcatttatattaattaataaatcatccaGAATTTCTATCTCCACATCTCCACTATTTGTTTCGTTGATTTTTCCATCCCCGATATCAAGAAGTCACTTTGAAAAAGTGGAGAGAGCACCCACATCCATATTTTTACGTGCCTTGCAAAGTCTCAAATTTTTGGTAAGTTTAAGAACAttacaactattccaaagaacagatgagttgatagatgctaaaactgtcgCTACTCTTCCTCCTTCTGTAATAACAGGTAGAATCTCTCTAAAATCACCTCCTAACCCAACAACTTTAACTCCAAAAATCTGGTCACCTCATgatatctcgcaaactcctatccaGAGTTTCGtaacaaagcttgttcatcactggagcctcgtcccatattttgagctttgcttctctaattaagtcAGCAAGATCAGATTCGGCATCAATCGTACACacagaatattcattaagattgattggaatatcAATTCTTGAATGAGCCATTCTACTACCTTCCAAAAGcaaagcagctataccacttgaagcaacattcataataatattacctttagaccttaaatcagcaccaagaataatccacaagaaagttttcccagtaccaccaaatccatgaacaaaaaacataccatATTTGTCGTGATTCACAGAGAATGATTTCTTCATCAACACGTCTTTGCTCCTTAGTTAGAACAGGTAAAAACTCATTGTACAATTcctgttgtttatgaggcttatatattctctcatatgcgataagcctatttacACCTGTATTCACCATACTATTATCTGGTTGAGACATTTTCTCAAAGGCCGTAAGAGACGTCCCATTCGGTTGCAACATCAGttctatttcagttaaacatatattttctatctgaGCCTGTGTCAACATTAGATCTACAACTGTAAagttaaacacttatttataattttgttttacgaaaaaataaattatattcaattaacaaaataacaatttgactTGTGCGggcaaaattttttaaaaacaattattgtctaaacttttttgtggtcaaatatatcactaattcaattcttttataaatttgtgtgggcaaatatatttttaaataatagttcaactaatttaacaaaccaaaaaataaattaattataaagcTCAAAAggatatcaacaaaaatattaaccaaaagagaagctataatttaatcttcatcaattatatttattttctattttttaataatttaaaatggaatatgattattttatttctaagattttctaatttttgtttaaaaataataattcattttttaaacattttattttttaaagtgaaagaaaaataatttgttaacaTTACtcgtttatattttcaatatatatatatatattttaattgtcaGGACCTTTTGTCTTATTTAGAATCTTTGTTCCTCTTTTTGGTGATAGAGTACCCAGCCGGAATAACATGGTGTTTCCGGAGATTTACAACAACCTTATGAGATTTTGTCGAGACTACAAAAGATTGTGTCATATCTTCAAATTAAATGGATATTTGTAGTATATCCTCTCGAGATTTTCAGTTCCTTCTATCCAAATCAAACCGTCAtaattatctatagaaatttacaaaagattttagtatttattttccatttaaaaaaaaaaataaatgggatatgaatatttgatttccttttttttctttctaattttcgttttttaaagaaaaataattttaaaagtgaaaCAAACGGTCtgtagaaatttaataattttagaaatagagatattctcaaagaaatatttgcaatatattctagtatttattttctattacttttaaattttaaatgagatataaaaattagatttatgatttttttattaaacaaaatgagaaatttataatttattatatattatttatcgatctaaagcaatttcaaataaacaataattgtaaattgttaaaaaaaactcttcctaatcttcttctatctctttctttcttgaaaaaCCTCTGAGATAAAGTCCCGAATCCAATTAATATTCTTTCcttataatatttcttcttattctttctgTTGCTTTCCTTTATAATCGACTTAGGGCTCTGATTAGTATTGCGTctaatttgtaataattttctGTTCATGTTTATTTTGTGAATCAGTTATAACATTAGATAATATGCTACTGCACTTGTGAATAAGACataatatatacatcaattaatgattaatttatCCTCGTATGGATAACTCTTCATTATAATGCTTTATTGATTATTGTTTCACAATTACTGAAGCAACTAAGCCAACATATCCATGCTTCGGTTGATTTAATTCAATTTCTTTGGTCACTATTGCTTAAATATATGCTGATCTGAtttcattataatattttaatttttcataagtACACGAACGTGTATTTCATTACATAATGTTTGATTTCTGATCGAGACATGTTTATATACTGATTTATTAGTTTGCCGAGGTAAGACTCATGCTTATAGCTGGTCTAATATCTCGTTGGTTTACGTATGTATACagctatattatatatgagtatGAATTATAAGAATACATAAACGGTGATTCAAGCTGTACCACTTAttgcttatatattttattattgctttgttATTTACCGAGATAACTTATACTcgtttatttgactaattatttgtatatatatatgcagttgAGGCTGGTTTTAGTCGGTGAATCTCTTTGAATGTCGTAGCCGACCTCTCAGTTGATGAGTCGAACTAAAATTTTGCTGTTGCAACATGAGTAGAAGGACAAAGCAATATTCATTGCCAATAATGTCTCCAGACTCTGTCTTGGATTTCTAATAACGTCTTCATCgagataatatattttatattttattgattaGCATTTAAAGATCAACTCTCCCTAATCTTTCTATCAATTTAAGaggaaaacaaatattagtcaaaaatatttatgaagaaataatagtcatacaaatatttaatctatttgtaaatagaaagaaatcaaagtttttagaaaattaccatatttttttatgaatagaatCTACCATAGTTTTTAtgcaactataatcattacaaaaaatattagtaacaatattattttaaaaaattaaggattcaGGTTACCTAAaattaatacctgaatttcattatattcaattttgtagatccacaattatgatcaatAAACATTcatgaattcaactgaaacaaaaaaattacgttatatgttacatataattagaattataatttaaatattataaacagaaaaaatccaaaattttagaaaattaccataaatttgTTATGAACAGAATTCACCATCatttttctgcaactataaATGGTAAGTGATCTCTCTTATCATGAGGTCACCATAATAACACTATTACATATATGTCACGTGTGtacgtatatacatatatttattaatatattacacATGtcgacaaaaatataatatgcaTACACAtttaacactatatatatatacttttaacaCTATTTACAGTGTTCTGACAATGTAAGACTGCATCAAATTCTCTgtatcaatatattattttaattagctACTGAGGGACGTAAGTATAAATTAATAGTCTATAGatttgtggtattttttttaaacgaatatgatgtcaaaaataaacacaaaaacgaATATACCaatatctttgaaaaaaaatatctaacaataaaatcaaaaataaataaaaaaagaaaaacccaaataccgattatttgaaaaaattaaagattcagattagcaaaaattaatacctgaatttcattatatttagttttgtaGATCtacaattatgatcaatgatcatccatgaattcaactgaaaaaaaaatatgtattaggttacatataaaagtttatttcaaaatactaaactacaaaacaaaatatataaaataatacaaaatatatgttttaaaagatgccaaacaaccactacaaaaaaaaagcataaaaatcaGAATCCGatgaaacatataaatttgtcAAAAGTTGTCTTTGCTCATTTgcttgtaaaataaaaaatcatcaaataaaaatatgatcatgtttaaccaagagaataaaattgaataacaatcaccactaaaaaaaacaaataaacacaattatTAATAATGCTTtaccaatttgattttttttgcttgcttcatCAACTTGTTCGTCCAATCGtgtttttgatatacaaaaaaacatccatGGTCCATGGCAGGTAcacctaaaacacaatcaaacagtacaaaatgagtaaaacttttgatttgattcaacaaaaaaaatatttaaaattatggcagcataaaaattaatcatGCAAAGAACCAAAGCATATGGATAGTACATCaatatgaaaaaaatcaaaatcatacaatagtaaagttgattcattagaaccaaaataatacaaaagaaaaattatactctcaaaactatatgtttagCTAAATGAATCCGGCTTTTACTGTTTTGGCtgagcctctatatatatagcttagaagGAAAATTGTCATAATTATctttacaattttaatattttttaaaatagtaattttctttaaacgaaatattcgtaatatattctaatatttatcttccatttttttaaagatagatattgcataaaaatattagatttccgatttagtaaaacaaatttcgtttttttttttaattttcgttttttaattttttttaaaaaaattagatttagaaaagggtaaaaaggtCCAGTTTGaaatctcattaatggcaaattagtaatcttaagtctgaggatgaatgtggtgcgtttca
The Camelina sativa cultivar DH55 chromosome 15, Cs, whole genome shotgun sequence DNA segment above includes these coding regions:
- the LOC104746966 gene encoding putative ammonium transporter 1 member 5 — encoded protein: MSGALTCSAADLSPLLGPNATAAAEYICGQLGTVNNKFTDAAYAIDNTYLLFSAYLVFAMQLGFAMLCAGSVRAKNTMNIMLTNVLDAAAGGLFYYLFGYAFAFGESSNGFIGRHNFGLKDFPTLTSDYSFFLYQWAFAIAAAGITSGSIAERTKFVAYLIYSSFLTGFVYPVVSHWFWSSDGWASPFRSEDRLFGTGAIDFAGSGVVHMVGGIAGLWGALIEGPRIGRFPDGGHAIALRGHSASLVVLGTFLLWFGWYGFNPGSFTKILIPYHSGSNYGQWSGIGRTAVTTTLSGCTAALTTLFGKRLISGHWNVTDVCNGLLGGFAAITAGCSVVDPWAAIVCGFVASLVLIGCNKLAELLKYDDPLEAAQLHGGCGAWGLIFVGLFAKEKYVNEVYGASPGRHYGLLMGGGGKLLGAQLVQIIVIVGWVSATMGTLFFILKKLDLLRISEHDEMQGMDIARHGGFAYIYHDNDDESIQFPRVPGSPIARAPNSPAV